A single genomic interval of Clostridium facile harbors:
- the rplF gene encoding 50S ribosomal protein L6, whose translation MSRIGRAPIQVPAGVDVKIDGHHITVKGPKGTLEMDFHKDMAVALNDGVIEVTRPSDKKDHRSLHGLTRSLINNMVIGVSEGFKKELEINGVGYRAAKQGKDLVMNLGYSHQVTMSEIDGITIEVPNQTSIIISGPDKQKVGQFAAEVREKRPPEPYKGKGIKYVNEHIQRKEGKAGKGAKG comes from the coding sequence ATGTCTCGTATAGGTAGAGCTCCAATTCAGGTTCCTGCTGGCGTGGACGTTAAAATTGACGGCCACCACATTACAGTAAAAGGCCCTAAAGGAACTTTGGAAATGGATTTCCACAAAGATATGGCTGTTGCTTTAAACGATGGTGTCATCGAAGTAACTCGCCCAAGTGATAAAAAAGATCACAGAAGCCTGCACGGTTTAACCAGATCTTTGATCAACAATATGGTAATCGGTGTAAGCGAAGGCTTTAAAAAAGAATTAGAAATTAACGGTGTTGGTTACCGTGCTGCAAAACAGGGAAAAGATCTGGTTATGAACCTGGGTTATTCCCATCAGGTAACCATGAGTGAAATCGATGGCATTACCATCGAAGTTCCAAACCAGACTTCAATCATCATTTCCGGCCCTGACAAACAAAAAGTTGGTCAGTTCGCTGCGGAAGTTCGTGAAAAACGTCCACCAGAACCTTATAAAGGCAAGGGGATTAAATATGTTAACGAACATATCCAGCGTAAAGAAGGTAAAGCCGGTAAAGGTGCGAAAGGTTAG
- a CDS encoding type Z 30S ribosomal protein S14 — protein sequence MAKRSMIVKQQREPKYSTRAYNRCKICGRPHAYLRKYGICRICFRELAYKGQIPGVKKSSW from the coding sequence ATGGCTAAAAGATCTATGATCGTAAAACAGCAAAGGGAGCCTAAATATTCCACCCGTGCTTATAACAGATGTAAAATCTGCGGTAGACCCCATGCGTATCTCCGCAAATACGGTATCTGCCGTATCTGTTTTAGAGAATTGGCTTATAAAGGCCAAATCCCTGGCGTAAAAAAATCCAGCTGGTAA
- the rpsH gene encoding 30S ribosomal protein S8 yields MQITDTIADMLTRIRNANSAKHDTVDVPASNMKKAIAQILVDEGYIKNYQIIEDGKQGIIRITLKYGENKSQIITGLRRVSKPGLRIYASCEDLPKVMKGLGIAIVSTSKGIMTDRAARKANCGGEVLAFIW; encoded by the coding sequence ATGCAAATCACTGATACAATTGCTGATATGCTGACCCGAATCAGAAACGCAAATTCAGCAAAACACGATACAGTTGATGTGCCTGCATCCAACATGAAGAAAGCGATTGCTCAGATTCTTGTAGATGAAGGTTATATTAAAAATTACCAGATTATTGAAGATGGTAAACAAGGTATCATCCGTATCACTTTAAAATACGGTGAAAATAAATCTCAGATCATCACTGGTCTGCGCAGAGTTTCTAAGCCAGGTCTTAGAATCTATGCTAGCTGTGAAGATCTTCCAAAAGTTATGAAAGGCCTTGGAATCGCTATCGTTTCCACATCGAAAGGTATTATGACTGATAGAGCTGCACGTAAAGCAAACTGCGGCGGCGAAGTTCTGGCATTTATTTGGTAG